A single window of Achromobacter xylosoxidans DNA harbors:
- a CDS encoding energy transducer TonB has protein sequence MPSFQRGLNTSPPSSLGIRVGAGLAVVALHAAVVYAIYLAPENRPELEEPEAIMVSVVDAPTPQIAKADPTPEVPQPVTETPPEPQPEIEPEPEPDPKVEPEPEPEPEPVVEKPPMPAPKPKPKPKPKPQPKQEVKPEPKPETPPVETPPTGTPDGAQTTQAPRQGPPPDQILQETQIEYLGARPMPNYPMASRRMREEGRVVVLVEINTQGLVERATVDSSSGFPRLDESALAAARKARMKPYSRNGVAYPAKAKIPFDFVMRN, from the coding sequence ATGCCTAGCTTTCAACGTGGTTTGAACACTTCACCGCCGTCTTCCCTTGGTATACGCGTAGGCGCTGGCCTGGCGGTCGTTGCGCTACACGCCGCAGTGGTCTATGCCATTTACCTGGCTCCCGAGAACCGTCCTGAACTGGAGGAACCCGAGGCCATCATGGTGAGTGTGGTGGATGCTCCCACTCCCCAGATCGCCAAAGCCGACCCCACGCCGGAAGTGCCGCAACCGGTGACCGAAACGCCGCCCGAACCACAGCCCGAGATCGAGCCCGAACCCGAGCCGGATCCGAAGGTGGAGCCCGAACCGGAGCCCGAACCCGAACCGGTGGTCGAAAAACCGCCGATGCCGGCCCCCAAGCCGAAGCCCAAGCCGAAACCCAAGCCCCAGCCCAAGCAGGAAGTCAAACCCGAGCCCAAGCCCGAGACGCCGCCCGTCGAAACGCCGCCCACCGGTACCCCCGACGGCGCGCAGACCACGCAGGCGCCGCGCCAAGGTCCGCCGCCCGACCAGATCCTGCAGGAAACCCAGATCGAATACCTGGGGGCGCGGCCCATGCCCAACTACCCGATGGCATCGCGCCGCATGCGGGAAGAGGGCCGGGTGGTGGTGCTGGTGGAAATCAATACCCAGGGACTGGTCGAGCGGGCCACCGTCGATTCGTCCTCGGGCTTCCCCAGGCTGGACGAGTCGGCATTGGCCGCCGCGCGCAAGGCCCGCATGAAACCCTATAGCCGCAATGGCGTGGCTTATCCCGCCAAAGCAAAGATTCCGTTCGATTTCGTAATGAGGAACTGA
- a CDS encoding MotA/TolQ/ExbB proton channel family protein, producing the protein MSNAMHSATLVAQAATSPAAAPAAAAPAAAAAAPAAQQAATAAGGIVQQATGAVQQSAEALHSAAAALPAAAPVPAPAPVPDMGFLHFVAQSDFVGKTLFIILILMSLVTWYLILVKVGSNISMRRRSADFLNKFWNSSSLEQVEHEITTHGARDPFSHLASHAMHAQAHHNKFGATKLEEAGSNGDFVTRTMRKVIDEETAKLENGLTVLASVGSTAPFVGLFGTVWGVYHALVGIGLSDGVTINRIAGPVGEALIMTGLGLAVAIPAVLAYNTFVRNNRVYLSRLDAFAHDLFAFLTTGQQVALSDSKVRALRRQHGNGAAVQRGSE; encoded by the coding sequence ATGTCCAACGCAATGCACAGCGCCACCCTGGTGGCGCAGGCGGCCACCAGCCCGGCAGCGGCTCCGGCGGCCGCGGCACCCGCCGCCGCCGCTGCGGCGCCCGCCGCCCAGCAAGCCGCCACCGCGGCCGGCGGCATCGTCCAGCAGGCCACCGGCGCCGTCCAGCAATCCGCGGAGGCGCTGCACAGCGCCGCCGCCGCGCTGCCCGCGGCCGCGCCGGTGCCGGCACCGGCGCCGGTCCCCGACATGGGCTTCCTGCACTTCGTCGCGCAGAGCGACTTCGTCGGCAAGACCCTGTTCATCATCCTGATCCTGATGTCGCTGGTGACCTGGTACCTGATCCTGGTCAAGGTCGGCAGCAACATCAGCATGCGCCGCCGCTCGGCCGACTTCCTGAACAAGTTCTGGAACTCCAGCTCGCTGGAACAGGTCGAGCACGAAATCACCACGCACGGGGCGCGTGATCCGTTCTCGCACCTGGCCAGCCACGCCATGCATGCCCAGGCGCATCACAACAAGTTCGGCGCCACCAAGCTGGAAGAAGCCGGCTCGAACGGCGATTTCGTCACCCGCACCATGCGCAAGGTGATCGACGAGGAAACCGCCAAGCTCGAAAACGGCCTGACGGTGCTGGCCTCGGTGGGCTCGACCGCGCCGTTCGTCGGCCTGTTCGGCACCGTGTGGGGCGTGTACCATGCGCTGGTCGGTATCGGCCTGTCCGATGGCGTCACCATCAACCGCATCGCCGGTCCGGTGGGCGAGGCCCTGATCATGACCGGCCTGGGTCTGGCGGTCGCCATTCCGGCGGTGCTGGCCTACAACACCTTCGTGCGCAACAACCGCGTCTACCTGTCGCGCCTGGATGCCTTTGCGCACGACCTGTTCGCCTTCCTGACGACCGGCCAGCAAGTGGCCCTGTCGGACAGCAAGGTGCGCGCCCTGCGCCGCCAGCACGGTAACGGCGCCGCGGTTCAACGCGGGAGCGAATAA
- a CDS encoding ExbD/TolR family protein: protein MAFGSFEGKGSGSHTVSEINMVPLIDVMLVLLVIFIITAPLLAHSIKINMPQVAAEQIEEEPKTVDLAIDAGGALFWDEKPVNIDDLPNRFKSIAGTKPQPEIRIRADQNTRYETLAKVMASARRSGMTRIGFVTTPPSGAPAGEAPAAGGAAPAPSAR from the coding sequence ATGGCTTTTGGCAGCTTCGAGGGCAAGGGATCCGGGAGCCATACGGTTTCCGAGATCAACATGGTGCCGTTGATCGACGTCATGCTGGTGCTGCTGGTGATCTTCATCATCACGGCGCCGTTGCTGGCCCACTCGATCAAGATCAACATGCCCCAGGTGGCCGCCGAGCAGATCGAGGAAGAACCCAAGACCGTGGATCTGGCCATCGATGCCGGCGGCGCGCTGTTCTGGGACGAAAAGCCGGTCAATATCGACGACCTGCCGAACCGCTTCAAGTCGATCGCCGGCACCAAGCCGCAACCCGAGATCCGCATCCGCGCCGACCAGAATACCCGCTACGAGACCCTGGCCAAGGTCATGGCTTCGGCGCGCCGGTCGGGCATGACGCGCATCGGCTTCGTCACCACGCCGCCCTCGGGCGCGCCGGCGGGGGAGGCCCCGGCAGCAGGCGGAGCCGCCCCGGCACCGTCCGCCCGTTGA
- a CDS encoding response regulator transcription factor, which yields MRVLVIEDDTTLGHALQEFLADQGYAVDWLTDGDRVLGALAGQPYDLMLLDLNLPGMSGLDVLRQLRQDGNQVPVLILTARDGIEDRVAGLDAGADDYVTKPFELPELAARVRAFGRRRAGQAQPLIEVGPLVFDTVGREVRANGQRLSLSVRELSVLEMLMARVGRVVTKRQIVNSLSAWDADFSENAVEVYVYRLRKRLEGTGASIQTVRGFGYMLDVETA from the coding sequence ATGCGAGTTCTGGTAATCGAAGACGACACCACCCTGGGCCATGCGCTCCAGGAATTTCTGGCCGACCAGGGTTATGCGGTCGACTGGCTCACCGACGGCGACCGGGTTCTGGGCGCGCTGGCAGGCCAGCCGTATGACCTGATGCTGCTCGACCTCAACCTGCCGGGCATGAGCGGCCTGGACGTGCTGCGTCAACTGCGCCAGGACGGCAACCAGGTGCCGGTGCTGATCCTGACGGCCCGTGATGGCATCGAGGACCGCGTCGCCGGCCTGGATGCCGGCGCCGATGACTACGTCACCAAGCCTTTCGAACTGCCCGAGCTGGCCGCCCGGGTGCGCGCCTTCGGCCGCCGCCGCGCGGGGCAGGCGCAGCCTTTGATCGAAGTCGGGCCGCTGGTGTTCGACACCGTCGGCCGCGAAGTCCGCGCCAATGGCCAGCGCCTGTCGCTGTCGGTGCGCGAGCTGTCCGTGCTGGAAATGCTGATGGCCCGCGTGGGCCGCGTGGTCACCAAGCGCCAGATCGTGAATTCCCTGTCCGCCTGGGATGCCGATTTCAGCGAAAACGCAGTGGAAGTCTACGTATACCGCCTGCGCAAGCGCCTGGAAGGCACCGGCGCCAGCATCCAGACCGTGCGTGGCTTCGGCTACATGCTGGATGTGGAAACGGCCTGA
- a CDS encoding sensor histidine kinase, with protein sequence MTLERTPPAPTASRPLLPSRSLARHLVIRLMPPILLLVLLDLAATWVITHKIDMSLWMLEDFFWLMVVGQVALIGLFTWVVVQGVRSGLRSVNHLSEEIRQRSIDDMQPLEVVGVPVEIEPLVTHTNDLLLRLDASLAAQRRFIGHAAHQLRTPLSGLRLESELMLARPLPDDVRARAERIKAVSDRMIRLGQQLLVLARADPNARPQDSFVRIDLCEWVRAHGAEWFPRVREARYELDLVAPDAPIWIDADPLLLAELLGNLIDNALRYGNATGRITLIVGANPPSLTVEDDGPGIPPEERDRVFEAFYRSPSASAGGSGLGLAIVREIAHAHGAWWKLTSRPDFSGTRLSVVFPGPRKGAQLTRQEPTS encoded by the coding sequence ATGACGCTAGAACGCACTCCTCCCGCTCCTACGGCCTCGCGCCCCTTGCTCCCCTCCCGTTCGCTCGCGCGGCATCTGGTCATCCGGCTGATGCCGCCCATCCTGCTGCTGGTGCTGCTGGACCTGGCCGCCACCTGGGTCATCACCCACAAGATCGACATGTCCCTCTGGATGCTGGAGGACTTTTTCTGGCTGATGGTGGTGGGGCAGGTGGCGTTGATCGGCCTGTTCACCTGGGTCGTGGTGCAGGGTGTGCGCTCCGGCCTGCGCTCGGTCAACCACCTGTCCGAGGAAATCCGCCAGCGTTCCATCGACGACATGCAGCCACTGGAAGTGGTCGGCGTGCCGGTCGAGATCGAACCGCTGGTCACGCATACCAACGACCTGCTGCTGCGGCTCGATGCTTCGCTGGCGGCGCAGCGGCGCTTCATCGGCCACGCCGCGCACCAGTTGCGCACGCCCCTGTCGGGGCTGCGCCTGGAATCAGAACTGATGCTGGCCCGGCCCCTGCCCGACGATGTGCGGGCGCGCGCCGAGCGCATCAAGGCGGTCAGTGATCGCATGATCCGCCTGGGCCAGCAACTGCTGGTGCTGGCGCGGGCCGACCCCAACGCCCGGCCGCAGGACAGCTTCGTGCGCATCGACCTGTGCGAATGGGTGCGGGCGCACGGCGCGGAGTGGTTTCCGCGGGTGCGCGAGGCGCGCTATGAGCTGGACCTGGTGGCCCCGGATGCGCCGATCTGGATCGACGCCGATCCGTTGTTGCTGGCCGAGTTGCTGGGCAACCTGATCGACAATGCGCTGCGCTACGGCAACGCCACCGGCCGGATCACCTTGATCGTGGGCGCCAACCCGCCTTCGTTGACGGTCGAGGACGATGGCCCAGGCATTCCTCCCGAAGAACGCGACCGCGTCTTCGAGGCGTTCTATCGTTCCCCGTCGGCCAGCGCCGGCGGTTCGGGCCTGGGATTGGCCATTGTGCGCGAGATCGCGCACGCCCACGGCGCCTGGTGGAAGCTCACCAGCCGCCCGGATTTTTCCGGAACGCGGCTTTCGGTCGTGTTTCCCGGCCCTCGCAAGGGGGCTCAACTCACTCGGCAAGAACCCACATCATGA
- a CDS encoding potassium transporter Kup → MSQGSVSVPPSSNGHAAGGHAPSSRAALVLGALGVVYGDIGTSPLYTLRACLTGLSVHTDLEPAHLLGVLSILFWMLMVVVSFKYVTLVLRADNRGEGGTLALLELAVRSREGKLRWVLIVLGIFGAALFYGDSMITPAISVLSALEGIGIVSHTLDAWVVPLALVVLVALFAIQSHGTGAMGKLFGPVMLLWFGTLAALGAWQVWQTPEVLAALNPMWGLRFIVEFPWISFVLLGAVVLALTGAEALYADMGHFGRPAIRSAWFSMVLPALTLCYFGQGALLLRDPSAIRNPFFMMAPEWGLAPLVALATVATIVASQAVISGAYSVTRQAVQLGFWPRMQILHTSAVEKGQIYLPQVNALLLCAVLVLVLLFRNSDNLAAAYGFAVTGTMLTTSVLAFAVLPRGTTGAKRMLWFVVLGLLLLFDVLLFSANVFKIHEGGWLPLVVAIVVFTLMMTWRRGRRLLSDMQQRDRQPLKEFMEQLEAYPPSRVPGTAIFMTMNSGNVPPALLHNLKHNKVLHDHVLFLTIRVADVPYVSEDERFTVQKMSASSWAATINYGFKEDPDVPEALRLVAEAYPELDLEPMRTSYFLSRQTVVAARKPALWRWRRAVFSFMARNSTRSTKFFKIPANRVVEMGMQVEL, encoded by the coding sequence ATGAGCCAGGGCTCGGTCAGCGTTCCTCCCTCGTCCAACGGCCACGCCGCCGGCGGGCATGCACCTTCGTCGCGCGCGGCTCTCGTCCTGGGGGCGCTGGGCGTGGTGTATGGCGATATCGGCACCAGTCCGCTGTACACGCTGCGCGCGTGCCTCACCGGGCTGAGCGTGCACACCGACCTGGAGCCGGCCCACTTGCTGGGTGTGCTGTCCATCCTGTTCTGGATGTTGATGGTGGTGGTGTCGTTCAAGTACGTGACGCTGGTGCTGCGCGCCGACAACCGCGGTGAAGGCGGCACGCTGGCCCTGCTGGAGCTGGCGGTGCGCAGCCGCGAGGGCAAGCTGCGCTGGGTATTGATCGTGCTGGGCATTTTCGGCGCGGCGCTGTTCTATGGCGACAGCATGATCACGCCGGCGATCTCGGTGCTGTCGGCGCTGGAGGGGATCGGCATCGTGTCGCACACGCTGGATGCGTGGGTGGTGCCGTTGGCGCTGGTGGTGCTGGTGGCGCTGTTTGCGATCCAGTCGCACGGCACGGGCGCCATGGGCAAGCTGTTCGGGCCGGTGATGCTGCTGTGGTTCGGCACGCTGGCGGCGCTGGGCGCCTGGCAGGTGTGGCAGACGCCCGAGGTGCTGGCGGCGCTCAATCCGATGTGGGGCCTGCGCTTCATCGTCGAATTCCCGTGGATCAGTTTCGTGCTGCTGGGCGCGGTGGTGCTGGCGCTGACCGGCGCCGAGGCGCTGTATGCCGACATGGGCCATTTCGGCCGCCCGGCCATCCGCAGCGCCTGGTTCAGCATGGTGCTGCCGGCGTTGACGTTGTGCTATTTCGGCCAGGGCGCGCTGTTGTTGCGCGACCCCAGCGCGATCCGCAATCCTTTCTTCATGATGGCGCCGGAGTGGGGCCTGGCGCCGCTGGTGGCGCTGGCGACGGTGGCCACCATCGTGGCGTCGCAGGCGGTGATCTCGGGCGCTTACTCGGTGACGCGCCAGGCGGTGCAGCTGGGGTTCTGGCCGCGCATGCAGATCCTGCACACGTCGGCGGTGGAGAAGGGCCAGATCTACCTGCCGCAGGTCAATGCGCTGCTGCTGTGCGCGGTGCTTGTGCTGGTGCTGCTGTTCCGCAATTCCGACAACCTGGCGGCGGCCTACGGTTTCGCAGTGACGGGGACGATGCTGACGACGTCGGTGTTGGCGTTCGCGGTGCTGCCGCGGGGTACGACGGGCGCCAAGCGCATGCTGTGGTTCGTGGTGCTGGGCCTGCTGCTGTTGTTCGATGTGCTGCTGTTCTCGGCCAACGTCTTCAAGATCCACGAAGGCGGCTGGCTGCCGCTGGTGGTGGCGATCGTGGTGTTCACGCTGATGATGACCTGGCGCCGCGGCCGTCGGCTGCTGTCCGACATGCAGCAGCGCGACCGCCAGCCGCTCAAGGAATTCATGGAGCAGCTGGAGGCCTATCCGCCGTCGCGGGTGCCGGGCACGGCGATCTTCATGACGATGAATTCGGGCAATGTGCCGCCGGCGCTGCTGCATAACCTGAAGCACAACAAGGTGCTGCATGACCATGTGCTGTTCCTGACGATCCGGGTGGCCGACGTGCCCTATGTGTCCGAGGACGAGCGCTTCACGGTGCAGAAGATGAGCGCGTCGAGCTGGGCGGCGACGATCAACTACGGTTTCAAGGAAGATCCGGACGTGCCGGAGGCGCTGCGGCTGGTGGCGGAGGCGTATCCGGAGCTGGATCTGGAGCCGATGCGCACGTCTTACTTCCTGTCGCGGCAGACGGTGGTGGCGGCCAGGAAGCCGGCCTTGTGGCGGTGGCGGCGGGCGGTGTTCTCGTTCATGGCGCGCAATTCGACGCGGAGCACGAAGTTTTTCAAGATTCCGGCGAATCGGGTTGTGGAGATGGGGATGCAGGTCGAACTTTAG
- the argG gene encoding argininosuccinate synthase, whose product MTTILPNLPTGQKVGIAFSGGLDTSAALLWMRNNGAIPYAYTANLGQPDESDYDEIPRKAMAYGAENARLIDCRAQLVAEGIAALQAGAFHISTAGITYFNTTPIGRAVTGTMLVAAMKEDNVNIWGDGSTFKGNDIERFYRYGLLTNPDLKIYKPWLDQQFIDQLGGRSEMSEYMRQAGFDYKMSAEKAYSTDSNLLGATHEAKDLEHLNSGIRIVKPIMGVAFWRDDVAVKAEEVTVRFEEGQPVALNGVEYSDPVELMLEANRIGGRHGLGMSDQIENRIIEAKSRGIYEAPGLALLFIAYERLVTGIHNEDTIEQYRESGRKLGRLLYQGRWFDPQAIMLRETAQRWVARAITGEVTIELRRGNDYSLLNTESPNLTYAPERLSMEKVENAPFTPADRIGQLTMRNLDIVDTRAKLFTYTKTGLLSASGTSLPQLKDEAKKK is encoded by the coding sequence ATGACCACTATCCTCCCGAACCTTCCCACCGGCCAGAAGGTCGGCATCGCCTTTTCCGGCGGCCTCGACACCAGCGCCGCGCTGCTCTGGATGCGCAACAACGGCGCCATCCCCTACGCCTACACCGCGAACCTGGGCCAGCCCGACGAATCCGACTACGACGAGATCCCGCGCAAGGCCATGGCCTACGGCGCCGAGAACGCCCGCCTGATCGACTGCCGCGCGCAGCTCGTGGCCGAAGGCATCGCCGCCCTGCAGGCTGGCGCCTTCCACATCTCGACCGCCGGCATCACCTACTTCAACACCACGCCCATCGGCCGCGCCGTCACCGGCACCATGCTGGTGGCCGCCATGAAGGAAGACAACGTCAACATCTGGGGCGACGGCAGCACCTTCAAGGGCAACGACATCGAGCGCTTCTACCGCTACGGCCTGCTGACCAACCCGGACCTGAAGATCTACAAGCCCTGGCTCGACCAGCAGTTCATCGACCAACTCGGCGGCCGCTCGGAAATGTCCGAGTACATGCGCCAGGCCGGCTTCGACTACAAGATGTCGGCGGAAAAGGCCTACTCCACCGACTCCAACCTGCTCGGCGCCACCCACGAAGCCAAGGACCTGGAACACCTGAACTCCGGCATCCGCATCGTCAAGCCCATCATGGGCGTGGCGTTCTGGCGCGACGACGTCGCCGTCAAGGCCGAGGAAGTCACCGTCCGCTTCGAGGAAGGCCAGCCGGTCGCCCTGAACGGCGTGGAATACAGCGACCCGGTCGAACTGATGCTCGAAGCCAACCGCATCGGCGGCCGCCACGGCCTGGGCATGAGCGACCAGATCGAAAACCGCATCATCGAAGCCAAGAGCCGCGGCATCTACGAAGCCCCGGGCCTGGCCCTGCTGTTCATCGCCTACGAACGCCTGGTCACCGGCATCCACAACGAAGACACCATCGAGCAGTACCGCGAAAGCGGCCGCAAGCTGGGTCGCCTGCTGTACCAGGGCCGCTGGTTCGACCCGCAAGCCATCATGCTGCGCGAAACCGCCCAGCGCTGGGTCGCCCGCGCCATCACCGGCGAAGTCACCATCGAACTGCGCCGCGGCAACGACTACTCGCTGCTGAACACCGAATCGCCCAACCTGACCTACGCCCCCGAGCGCCTGTCGATGGAAAAGGTCGAGAACGCCCCCTTCACCCCCGCCGACCGCATCGGCCAGCTGACCATGCGCAACCTCGACATCGTCGACACCCGCGCCAAGCTGTTCACCTACACGAAGACCGGCCTGCTCTCCGCCTCCGGCACCTCGCTGCCGCAACTGAAGGACGAGGCCAAGAAGAAGTAA
- a CDS encoding LysR substrate-binding domain-containing protein: MDLKQIEYFVRVAERRSFSRAAELLDVAQPTLSRQVRLLELELGQHLLYRNGRGAEPTEAGLRFLEHARALLALADRAKQDLQTLRETPTGKVVVGLPPRIARVLTPPLVQAFRRRFPDASIAVAEGLSAQMREWLLAGRVDLALLYDPAPSPQLGYESLFRENLVLVAAADHQPPLPARIAVAGLGAYPLVLPSLPNAIRTLVESICRAQGVRLQVAAEVDAVQTIVELAAQGDAYAILPRSAARGPAAEHALSLSEIEAPRITNNLVLASARHRPATRLASATGDLIRQLNLAALFEPAAPPAHPLP; this comes from the coding sequence ATGGACCTCAAGCAAATCGAGTATTTCGTGCGCGTCGCCGAACGCCGCAGTTTCTCGCGCGCGGCCGAACTGCTCGACGTGGCCCAGCCCACCCTAAGCCGCCAGGTGCGCCTGCTGGAACTCGAACTGGGCCAGCACCTGCTCTACCGCAACGGCCGCGGCGCCGAACCGACCGAGGCAGGATTGCGTTTCCTGGAGCATGCCCGCGCCCTGCTGGCGCTGGCCGACCGCGCCAAGCAGGACCTGCAGACCCTGCGCGAAACCCCGACGGGCAAGGTGGTGGTCGGCCTGCCGCCCCGCATCGCGCGGGTGCTGACGCCGCCGCTGGTGCAGGCGTTCCGGCGCCGCTTTCCCGATGCATCGATCGCCGTGGCCGAAGGGCTGAGCGCGCAGATGCGCGAATGGCTGCTGGCTGGACGGGTCGACCTGGCGCTGCTGTACGACCCCGCGCCTTCGCCGCAACTGGGCTATGAATCGCTGTTCCGTGAGAATCTGGTGCTGGTGGCCGCCGCCGACCACCAGCCGCCGCTGCCCGCCCGCATCGCGGTGGCCGGCCTCGGCGCATATCCCCTGGTCCTGCCGAGCCTGCCCAACGCCATCCGCACCCTGGTCGAGAGCATCTGCCGCGCCCAGGGGGTACGGCTGCAGGTCGCGGCCGAGGTCGACGCGGTGCAGACCATCGTGGAACTGGCCGCCCAGGGCGACGCCTACGCCATCCTGCCGCGGTCGGCCGCGCGGGGCCCGGCGGCCGAGCACGCGCTGTCGCTCAGCGAGATTGAAGCGCCCCGCATCACCAACAACCTGGTGCTCGCCAGCGCCCGCCACCGCCCCGCCACCCGCCTGGCCAGCGCCACCGGCGACCTGATCCGCCAGTTGAACCTGGCGGCGCTGTTCGAGCCGGCCGCCCCGCCTGCCCACCCCCTGCCCTGA
- a CDS encoding amidohydrolase family protein has protein sequence MPDCRPPLATPSRPRHALPAGACDTHCHVFGPADVFPYAEGRSYTPPDAPYARMAALHAHLGVQRAVVVQANCHGSDHAALLDALAQSQGRYRGVALLGADATPASVRRLHEGGVRGARFNFVPHLGGAPDPAVFDHVIGLIAPLGWHVCLHLDGAMLPELLPRLRALPVPFVIDHMGRVKAAEGLGAPAFRALLDLAREPRAWVKVSGIDRIASGKRPFAEGIPFVRALVQALPERTLWGTDWPHPNVAGDMPDDGELADAFFLACPDAETRRQVLVDNPARLYGFP, from the coding sequence GTGCCCGATTGTCGTCCCCCGCTAGCCACGCCTTCCCGTCCCCGCCATGCGCTGCCGGCCGGGGCCTGCGATACGCATTGCCACGTCTTCGGCCCCGCCGATGTGTTTCCGTATGCCGAGGGGCGCTCTTACACCCCGCCCGACGCGCCCTACGCCAGGATGGCAGCCCTGCATGCGCACCTTGGCGTGCAGCGCGCCGTGGTGGTGCAGGCCAACTGCCATGGCAGCGACCACGCCGCGCTGCTGGACGCGCTGGCGCAGAGCCAGGGCCGCTACCGCGGCGTGGCGCTGCTGGGCGCGGACGCCACGCCGGCCAGCGTGCGCCGATTGCACGAGGGCGGGGTGCGCGGCGCGCGCTTCAACTTCGTGCCGCACCTGGGCGGCGCGCCCGATCCGGCGGTGTTCGACCACGTCATCGGGCTGATCGCGCCGCTGGGCTGGCACGTCTGCCTGCACCTGGACGGAGCCATGCTGCCGGAGCTGCTGCCGCGCCTGCGGGCGCTGCCGGTGCCGTTCGTGATCGACCACATGGGCCGCGTCAAGGCCGCCGAAGGCTTGGGCGCGCCGGCGTTCCGCGCGCTGCTGGACCTGGCGCGCGAGCCGCGCGCCTGGGTCAAGGTGTCCGGGATCGACCGCATCGCCTCGGGCAAGCGCCCCTTTGCCGAAGGCATTCCGTTCGTGCGCGCCCTGGTGCAGGCGCTGCCGGAACGCACGTTGTGGGGCACGGATTGGCCGCATCCGAACGTGGCGGGCGATATGCCCGACGACGGCGAGCTGGCCGACGCTTTTTTCCTGGCCTGCCCGGACGCCGAGACGCGCCGGCAGGTCCTGGTGGACAACCCGGCGCGTCTCTACGGATTTCCGTAG